The following nucleotide sequence is from Micromonospora sp. WMMD1120.
CAGCGCGAAGTGGCTGGTGATGATGTGCGTGTCGATGGCCAACCGCAGGGTGCGGAAGCCGGCGTCCAGCGGCTGCTCCCAGACCGGCTTGTCCCAGGTGGTCAGCGGGTCGCCGCCCCAGATGTCGTTGACCAGCACGTCGAGGCGGCCCTGCTCGGCGTCGATCCGGGCGACCAGGTCACGGACCTGCTCGGGAACCAGGTGGTCGACCTGGACGGCGATGCCGGTGCCCCCGGCCTTGGTCACCAGCTCGGCGGTCTCCTCGATGGTTTCCGGCCGGTCCATCTCCGAACGGGCGGCGCGGGTGCTGCGGCCGGTCGCGTACACGGTGGCTCCGGCCGCGCCGAGCTGGACCGCGATCTGCCGACCGGCGCCCCTGGTGGCGCCGGCGACGAGCGCGGTCTTTCCGGTTAGCTGTTGCGTCATGCCTGCGACGGTGTCACCGATACCTGACAACCGACGTCCGAATTCGTGATTCGGCCTAGTCGACGAGTCGGACGCGGACCCGCCGGTTGGCCCGGCCCTTGCTCTCCACCTTGACCACCTGCACCTTGCCGATCTGGGCGGTGGAGGCGACGTGGGTGCCGCCGTCGGCCTGCACGTCCAACCCGACGATGTCGACGATCCGGACCTCCTGCTCGTCGGGCGGGATGAGGTTGGACTGGGTGCGGATGATGTCCGGCAGCGCCAGCGCCTCGGCCCGTGGCAGCACCCGGGTGGCTACCGAGCGGTCGGCGGCAACCTCGGCGTTGACCAGCTCCTCGATCCGGGCCTTGAAGTCCGGCGGCACCTCGGGGAGGTTGAAATCCATCCGGGCCTCACCCGGCTCCATGTTGCCGCCGGTGACCAGCGCGCCGAAGTCGCGGAACACCACCCCGCAGAGCACGTGCAGGCCGGAGTGGGTACGCATCAGCCGGGTGCGGCGCTCGTCCTCCACCGCGCCGACGACAGCGGCGCCGACCGGCGGCAGCGGGTCGCCCTCGGCGGGGATCAGGTACAGGTCGTCGCCCTTGCGGGTGCCCACGATCCGGGTCTGCACGCCCTGCCAGAGCAGCACGCCGTGGTCCGGCGGTTGGCCCCCGCCGCCCGGGTAGAACGCCGAACGGTCCAGCACGATGCCCTGCTCCGGGTCGACGTGCAGGACCGTGCAGGTCCACTCGCGCAGTGTGGGGTCGGCGAGATCGAGCCGGTGCGTCCGGCCGTGCTGTGTGACGCCCATGACAGGGCAGGTTACTCGTTCAGGAAGCCGGAGATGCGGTCGCGCAGGTCGGCGCGTTCCGACCAGAGCACGCCCGGACGGTCGTACACGTGCAGGGTGGCCTGGGGCAGCGCGGCGGCGAGCCGTTCGGCGGTCTCGACCGGGTGCAGGTCGTCGCCCGCGCAACCGATCACCAGCGCCGGCGCGGTGACCGCCGCCAGGTCCCCGAGCCGCCGCAGCGGGG
It contains:
- a CDS encoding alanyl-tRNA editing protein — its product is MGVTQHGRTHRLDLADPTLREWTCTVLHVDPEQGIVLDRSAFYPGGGGQPPDHGVLLWQGVQTRIVGTRKGDDLYLIPAEGDPLPPVGAAVVGAVEDERRTRLMRTHSGLHVLCGVVFRDFGALVTGGNMEPGEARMDFNLPEVPPDFKARIEELVNAEVAADRSVATRVLPRAEALALPDIIRTQSNLIPPDEQEVRIVDIVGLDVQADGGTHVASTAQIGKVQVVKVESKGRANRRVRVRLVD